In the genome of Brienomyrus brachyistius isolate T26 chromosome 17, BBRACH_0.4, whole genome shotgun sequence, one region contains:
- the LOC125712026 gene encoding olfactory receptor 1-like isoform X2 has protein sequence MGDTLNQNATANSFVRPQYFFITGFSNIPHAQYYFMFLCFAYIVTVLGNSFVMFIIYIDRSLHTPKYMAVFTLAVADLGESTAVFPNVIKVCLLNIQQVTYEACLSNMFFIYFFSSVQSLTLTVLAYDRFIAICFPLRYHSIVTNTTMGIFLTVGCICNVVFVVVGVSLVTRLSFCKYIVVDSYFCDHGPLYKLACNDNLPSYIIVMLFTVLHYFLPLILIGLSYACILLALFKITSWEGRLKALKTCFSHLILVSAYYFPILGIYIGAMAGSVHRNARIISISLSYGVPAMLNPIVYSLNTVEIKDFLKRMFRRNKHKRTIVTSAND, from the coding sequence ATGGGCGACACGTTAAACCAAAATGCAACTGCAAACTCTTTCGTGCGTCCTCAGTATTTTTTCATCACTGGTTTTTCCAACATACCTCATGCTCAGTACTACTTCATGTTCTTGTGTTTTGCTTATATCGTTACTGTCTTGGGGAACTCCTTTGTCATGTTTATTATATACATAGATCGTAGTCTTCATACTCCAAAATATATGGCTGTTTTTACTTTAGCTGTAGCTGACTTGGGTGAGAGTACTGCTGTTTTTCCTAatgtgattaaagtctgtctGTTAAATATACAACAAGTAACATATGAAGCCTGCTTGTCTAAcatgttttttatatatttttttagttcAGTACAGTCTCTCACACTTACTGTTCTGGCATATGACAGATTTATTGCAATTTGCTTCCCACTGAGATACCACAGCATTGTCACAAACACAACAATGGGCATTTTTCTCACTGTGGGATGCATTTGTAATGTTGTGTTTGTAGTGGTTGGAGTATCATTGGTAACTAGGCTATCGTTCTGTAAATATATAGTGGTCGATAGCTACTTCTGTGACCACGGGCCCCTGTACAAACTGGCCTGCAATGATAATCTGCCAAGTTATATTATAGTGATGTTATTCACAGTGTTACATTATTTTTTAccattgattctgattggtttaTCTTACGCATGTATTTTGTTGGCACTGTTTAAAATTACGTCATGGGAAGGACGTCTGAAAGCCTTAAAGACCTGTTTTTCCCACCTAATATTAGTATCAGCATATTATTTTCCAATATTGGGCATTTACATAGGTGCAATGGCCGGTTCTGTCCACCGCAATGCAAGAATAATCAGTATATCACTCTCATATGGTGTTCCTGCTATGTTAAACCCCATTGTGTATTCTCTGAATACTGTCGAGATCAAGGACTTTCTAAAAAGAATGTTCAGAAGAAACAAACATAAGAGAACAATAGTAACTTCGGCAAATGATTAG